One genomic segment of Rivularia sp. PCC 7116 includes these proteins:
- a CDS encoding STAS domain-containing protein has protein sequence MTEHIKVVKPSGVLDATSSQDFREEVIKSLDSKPKMVLVDLKEITFMDSSGLGALVLAFKTLRASDTKLVLCSINEQVKILFELTGMDKVFEIFSNQDEFNQSVLSQIS, from the coding sequence ATGACAGAGCATATTAAAGTTGTTAAACCCAGTGGTGTTTTAGATGCAACTAGTTCCCAAGATTTTAGAGAAGAAGTTATTAAATCATTAGACAGCAAACCAAAAATGGTGCTGGTAGATTTAAAAGAAATTACTTTTATGGATAGTTCGGGTTTGGGTGCTTTGGTATTAGCATTTAAAACCTTAAGAGCATCAGATACAAAATTAGTGCTCTGTTCTATTAACGAGCAAGTCAAAATTTTATTTGAACTTACTGGAATGGATAAAGTGTTTGAAATCTTTTCCAACCAAGATGAATTTAATCAATCTGTACTTTCACAAATTTCTTAA